Proteins encoded by one window of Mercenaria mercenaria strain notata chromosome 4, MADL_Memer_1, whole genome shotgun sequence:
- the LOC123553382 gene encoding uncharacterized protein LOC123553382, whose amino-acid sequence MKLAILSLDVVILLLGASEGYSSKNKGEETLSLVHLFRSKRFDFTMFGCSDCRPVMECHSDSYCKYKKGNQYTCEFRCCSFRCVNRNSGGRAMSAHHFYQNDEEDDDVTENVSGENQHSENFTTNEPEIRDTLSHSETSFASATSYISTEATRQMQNVDDGDTEENEDG is encoded by the exons ATGAAATTAGCAATACTATCCCTGGatgttgtaattttattattag GTGCTTCCGAAGGCTATTCTAGTAAAAATAAAGGGGAGGAAACCCTTTCACTGGTACACCTTTTCCGGTCAAAACGTTTTGATTTCACTATGTTTGGATGCTCCGACTGCAGGCCAGTAATGGAGTGTCATTCAGACTCGtactgtaaatataaaaaagggAACCAGTATACATGCGAGTTCAGATGTTGCTCCTTCCGGTGCGTTAACCGCAACTCTGGAGGTCGCGCAATGTCCGCCCACCATTTTTATCAGAATGATGAAGAAGATGATGACGTCACTGAAAATGTCAGCGGTGAAAATCAACACAGTGAAAACTTCACGACAAATGAACCTGAGATAAGAGACACACTTAGTCATTCAGAGACAAGCTTTGCTTCAGCCACCTCATACATTTCAACAGAAGCAACACGGCAAATGCAAAATGTTGATGACGGAGATACTGAAGAGAACGAAGACGGATGA
- the LOC128556625 gene encoding achaete-scute homolog 3-like: MFIGEGSGQCEYIIAGKISSPSCKELGIPRDEKQTAGFQQIQDTCTSIKTDSIKNKINSALKVDPFSPYCMIPLPVPFGSSLFDSTCIRRRNERERERVRNVNEGYIRLKEHLPIKNKDKRISKVETLRGAIRYIKYLQTLLGEEEDSRNVEDRIRCEYSTESIPQIDDPEAENNDMFSQGTIPGDTDSETETSYISSDSADILSDGECI; encoded by the coding sequence ATGTTTATCGGAGAAGGCTCGGGGCAATGTGAATATATTATTGCTGGGAAAATCTCGTCTCCCTCGTGCAAAGAGCTTGGAATACCACGTGATGAAAAACAAACCGCCGGCTTCCAACAAATCCAGGATACATGTACATCCATAAAAACTGACAGTATTAAAAACAAGATTAATTCTGCTCTTAAAGTAGACCCATTTTCGCCGTACTGCATGATTCCACTTCCGGTGCCGTTTGGATCAAGTCTTTTTGACTCTACCTGCATCAGACGACGCAATGAACGCGAGAGAGAACGCGTAAGAAATGTGAATGAAGGATATATAAGGCTTAAAGAACATTTACCTATCAAAAATAAAGATAAGCGAATCAGCAAGGTTGAAACGCTTCGTGGTGCCATACGATACATCAAGTATTTACAGACGCTCTTAGGCGAAGAAGAGGACTCAAGAAACGTTGAAGACAGAATCAGGTGTGAGTATTCAACGGAATCGATTCCTCAAATAGATGACCCTGAAGCTGaaaataatgacatgttttcGCAAGGTACGATACCTGGAGACACAGACAGTGAAACTGAGACGTCATATATTTCTTCAGATTCTGCAGACATTCTCTCTGATGGAGAATGCAtctaa